GACCCGGTCACGGTCGTCGAGGAGCTCGCGCGGGACACCGCCGGCGGGCTGCTCGGCAGCGCCGGGGGCCGGTTCTACGGGTGGGTGATCGGCGGCGGGCTGCCGGCGGCGCTCGGCGCCGACTGGCTCACGTCGGCCTGGGACCAGAATGCGGGCCTCTACGCCTGCGGCCCCGCGGCCGCGGTGGTGGAGGAGGTGTGTGGCGACTGGCTCAAGGACCTGCTCGGCCTGCCGTCGTCGGCCTCGTTCGCGCTGGTCACCGGATGCCAGATGGCGCACGTGACGTGCCTGGCCGCAGCACGGCATGCGCTGCTCGCGCGGGCCGGCTGGGACGTGAACCGCGACGGACTCTCCGGCGCGCCGGCCATCCGGCTGCTCACCTCCGACGCGGTCCACGGCACCACGGTGCGGGCCGCCAAGCTGCTCGGCCTCGGCACCGCGAGCATCAGCCTGCTCCCCAGTGACGCCGATTCCCGGCTCACCGCGGCGACGCTGGGGCAGGCGCTGGCACATGAGCCGGGACGCCCCACCGTCGTGGTGCTGCAGGCCGGCGACGTGAACTGCGGCGCCTTCGACCCCTTCCCCGAGCTCGTGGCGCGGGCCCACGAGGCGGGCGCCTGGGTGCACGTGGATGGCGCGATGGGCCTGTGGGCCGGCGCCTCGCCGGCGCTCCGGCACCTGCTCACCGGCGTGGAGAAGGCAGACAGCTGGGCCAGCGATGGCCACAAGTGGCTCAACGTGCCGTACGACTGCGGCTACGCCTTCGTGGCGCACCCGGAGCATCACCGCGCGGGCATGGAACACCGCGCCAGCTACCTGGTGCACGCCGACGACGTGCGCGACCAGCTCGACTGGACCCCGGAGCACTCGCGG
The Gemmatimonadota bacterium DNA segment above includes these coding regions:
- a CDS encoding aspartate aminotransferase family protein; amino-acid sequence: MPLPSRDERATLERAAQLALTYLGGLDAARVGTTTPLAELRRRLARPLAEAGMDPVTVVEELARDTAGGLLGSAGGRFYGWVIGGGLPAALGADWLTSAWDQNAGLYACGPAAAVVEEVCGDWLKDLLGLPSSASFALVTGCQMAHVTCLAAARHALLARAGWDVNRDGLSGAPAIRLLTSDAVHGTTVRAAKLLGLGTASISLLPSDADSRLTAATLGQALAHEPGRPTVVVLQAGDVNCGAFDPFPELVARAHEAGAWVHVDGAMGLWAGASPALRHLLTGVEKADSWASDGHKWLNVPYDCGYAFVAHPEHHRAGMEHRASYLVHADDVRDQLDWTPEHSRRARGFATYAALRELGRAGVAELVERNSRQARELVTRIGALPHARAVAVSEINQGLVRFHDPAPGATDMDHDRRTDAVIAAINASGEAYFTGTTWRGTRCMRVSVSNWRTTAADVDRAVAAAAAASAG